One window of Methanobacterium alkalithermotolerans genomic DNA carries:
- a CDS encoding phytoene/squalene synthase family protein, with protein MIDKTISSIFKGGSTTYYYSTIFFPEKVKKDVFILYSFLRKADDYVDDIPQDIDGFYAFKERYESALQGEVTGDVVVDSFAQLSQRKQFDKRWVDSFLKSMEMDITINEYETLKDLKNYLNGSAEVVGLFMASIMGLSKESYESARYLGRAMQYMNFIRDIDEDVDLGRTYFPQRELRKHDLEGLSYDQIKDKKENFQAFIQDQIKIYHKWQARAEEGYKYIPYRYLIPIKTAADMYTWTGSQIKKDPLVVYKRKIKPSKLRIVTKVFYNSFKSFQIAKSDACPFKKKCGFKNSSK; from the coding sequence ATGATTGATAAGACCATTTCCTCCATCTTCAAAGGGGGAAGTACCACTTACTATTATAGTACTATTTTCTTTCCAGAAAAGGTAAAAAAAGATGTTTTTATTTTGTACAGTTTTTTGAGAAAAGCAGATGACTATGTGGATGATATACCCCAGGATATAGATGGATTTTATGCCTTTAAAGAAAGATACGAAAGTGCACTTCAGGGTGAAGTTACAGGGGATGTGGTGGTTGATTCCTTTGCCCAATTAAGCCAGAGAAAACAATTCGATAAAAGATGGGTGGATTCTTTTTTAAAATCCATGGAGATGGATATTACCATCAACGAGTACGAAACTTTAAAAGACCTTAAAAACTATCTTAATGGGTCTGCAGAAGTGGTAGGACTTTTCATGGCCAGTATAATGGGTCTTTCTAAAGAGTCATATGAAAGTGCCCGCTACCTGGGTAGGGCCATGCAGTACATGAACTTCATCCGGGATATTGATGAGGACGTTGATCTGGGTCGGACTTACTTTCCCCAGAGGGAATTAAGAAAACACGATCTGGAAGGACTAAGTTATGACCAAATCAAAGATAAAAAAGAGAACTTCCAGGCATTCATCCAGGATCAAATAAAGATATACCATAAATGGCAGGCCCGGGCCGAGGAAGGATATAAATACATCCCTTATCGCTATTTAATACCCATTAAAACCGCAGCAGACATGTACACCTGGACCGGATCACAGATTAAAAAAGACCCTCTGGTGGTATACAAAAGAAAGATTAAACCCAGTAAACTCCGCATCGTCACCAAAGTATTTTATAATTCCTTTAAAAGCTTTCAAATTGCTAAAAGTGATGCCTGCCCCTTTAAAAAGAAATGTGGTTTTAAAAATTCTTCAAAATAA
- a CDS encoding prenyltransferase, with protein MEITRNNLLKIIKLGRMQFLIAGFILYSLGGLLAGLIMEDFSVFRFLFGYAILMPAHLSVSYSNDYFDQEADSFNTTHGFTGGSGILLENPHLIPFSHYFSLFLIGLSLSLALLFSWYYSSLAFFIWALFGNLLGYYYSAPPLKLSYRGLGEISTVLTGLIIPGFGYLALTGYIDLKILLFSLPLMIFQLLFICSVEIPDREADIRGGKNNLIVRYGRKTGFRIMGFCAVSGSILLGLLFFSGIYPEVINFRVILALCMILMVPGVYGFIKRPVERPEATRLSFLILNSLVILALANASYFAYLLFFL; from the coding sequence ATGGAAATAACCCGGAACAATCTGCTTAAGATAATTAAATTAGGCCGGATGCAATTTTTAATTGCAGGTTTTATACTCTATTCATTGGGAGGGCTCTTAGCCGGATTAATTATGGAAGATTTTTCTGTTTTTAGATTTTTATTTGGCTATGCCATTTTAATGCCCGCCCATTTATCAGTTTCCTATAGTAACGACTATTTTGATCAGGAAGCAGATAGTTTCAATACCACCCATGGATTTACTGGAGGCAGTGGTATACTATTGGAAAACCCTCATCTTATTCCCTTCTCCCATTATTTTTCCCTTTTTTTAATTGGCCTTTCACTATCCCTGGCCCTGTTATTTTCATGGTATTATTCCTCTCTGGCCTTTTTTATATGGGCCTTATTCGGGAACCTTTTAGGGTACTATTATTCCGCCCCTCCTCTTAAATTATCCTATAGGGGTTTAGGGGAAATATCCACTGTTTTAACCGGTTTAATAATTCCAGGTTTTGGTTATCTGGCTTTAACTGGATATATCGACCTTAAAATATTATTATTTTCCCTGCCCCTTATGATTTTCCAGTTACTATTCATTTGCAGTGTTGAAATTCCAGATAGAGAAGCAGATATCCGGGGAGGTAAAAATAATTTAATTGTAAGATATGGTAGAAAAACAGGATTTAGAATAATGGGATTTTGTGCAGTTTCTGGTTCTATACTACTGGGATTATTATTTTTTAGTGGTATCTACCCGGAGGTTATCAATTTCAGGGTTATATTGGCCCTGTGTATGATACTCATGGTACCCGGTGTATACGGATTCATAAAAAGGCCGGTAGAAAGACCGGAAGCCACCAGATTATCTTTTTTAATTTTAAATTCTCTGGTAATCCTTGCTTTGGCCAATGCATCTTATTTTGCTTATCTACTCTTCTTCTTATGA
- a CDS encoding metallophosphoesterase, which yields MKIKGDYVDLNSFNAIPILENGEIIDLSLKIGDYLILSDLHLGYEQSLNKEGLMIPKFQFEKILERLEKIKECCTLDKIIINGDLKHEFGKISWQEQKEVKSFLEYLQDYFSEIVLIKGNHDNFTPYISKKMDIEMRDIISINNCLILHGHKIPDLHKYQEKTLVIGHEHPCIGLRNGERVEKIKCFLKGQFEDRELIVMPSFNFISEGSDILHEKLLSPFLNKGSLDNFEVYGVENFEVFPFGRVKNILKASARFV from the coding sequence ATGAAAATAAAAGGAGACTATGTTGATTTGAATTCATTTAATGCTATTCCCATTTTAGAAAATGGAGAAATAATAGATTTATCCCTGAAGATAGGAGATTATCTAATACTTTCTGATTTACATTTAGGTTATGAGCAGTCATTGAATAAAGAAGGATTGATGATACCTAAATTCCAATTTGAAAAAATTTTAGAACGTTTAGAAAAGATAAAAGAGTGCTGCACCCTGGATAAAATAATTATAAATGGGGATCTCAAACACGAATTTGGGAAAATTTCTTGGCAGGAGCAAAAGGAAGTTAAAAGCTTTTTAGAATATTTACAGGATTATTTTAGTGAAATAGTGCTAATTAAAGGCAACCATGATAATTTCACTCCCTATATCAGCAAAAAAATGGATATTGAAATGAGAGATATCATTTCCATTAATAACTGCCTGATTCTGCATGGACATAAAATACCTGACTTGCATAAGTATCAAGAAAAAACCCTGGTAATTGGACATGAACATCCCTGCATAGGGCTTAGAAATGGAGAAAGGGTAGAAAAAATAAAATGCTTCCTTAAAGGGCAGTTTGAGGATAGGGAATTGATTGTAATGCCTTCTTTCAATTTTATTTCCGAAGGATCAGATATTCTCCATGAAAAACTTTTATCACCATTTCTAAATAAGGGTTCCCTGGATAATTTTGAAGTTTATGGTGTGGAAAACTTTGAAGTATTTCCATTTGGTAGGGTGAAGAATATACTAAAGGCCAGTGCCCGATTTGTATAA
- a CDS encoding ATP-dependent helicase, which produces MIQKQDRIYTSKEIFTNLHPWVSKWFKGKFETFTPAQKYAIMDIHQNKNVLISSPTGSGKTLTAFLSIISELTSLAQKEELEDKVYCIYISPLKALDNDIEKNLEEPLREIEQIAGKDLGIRKAVRTGDTPQSKRAAMLKKPPHILITTPETLSILLVAPKFREKLSHVKYVIVDEIHSLAENKRGVHLSLSLERLQHLIGNFTRIGLSATVHPLDKVARFLVGYEYGQVRDCLIVDINYLKQLDMEVICPVDDIVAADPDKTNTAMYHLLDDLINQHKTTLIFTNTRSGTESIVYNLKKRFKENYNQENIMAHHSSLSKEIRLETENNLKEGKLKVVVSSTSLELGIDIGYIDLVILVSSPKSVSRALQRIGRSGHQLHEKSKGRMLVVDRDDLVECSVILKNALEGKIDSINIPTNCLDVLSQHIYGMAIENKWDIDYAYEVIKKSFCYHQLSKTDYLSVLSYMAGEYTSLEDRYVYAKIWVDYKKNMFGKRGRLARMLYSTNIGTIPDRSGAVVKCAGKVVGRIEEDFMEKLRKGDSFVLGGNIYRFNYARGMSVNVSHASGPPTIPSWFSEQLPLSFDLAVDIQRFRDIMDSKLSYGRSKEEILEFIHDYLYVDYNAAHSIFQYFQEQYLFSHIPSNRRLLVEYYTGFGGRKFVVFHTLFGRRVNDALSRALAYIIAKKFKRDVMISVSDNGFYLSSDGKIGGLEAFKDLNSENLVDILIKAIDKTETLASRFRHCAGRSLMILRRYKGQEKSVGRQQVKGKILLKFVQELDENFSILKEARREVIEDYMDVKNAQRVLEWIESNQMEIKQFNTKIPSPFAFNLVAQGYLDVLKYEERIEFIKRMHEAIVREING; this is translated from the coding sequence ATGATACAAAAACAGGACCGGATATACACTTCTAAGGAGATTTTTACTAATTTACATCCCTGGGTTAGTAAATGGTTTAAAGGAAAGTTTGAAACATTTACCCCTGCCCAGAAATACGCCATCATGGATATTCATCAGAACAAGAATGTGCTGATTTCATCCCCCACTGGTTCAGGAAAAACTCTAACAGCCTTTTTATCCATTATAAGTGAATTAACCTCTTTAGCCCAAAAAGAAGAATTAGAGGATAAAGTTTACTGTATTTACATTTCACCTTTAAAGGCCCTGGATAATGATATAGAAAAAAATTTAGAGGAACCCTTAAGGGAAATAGAGCAAATAGCAGGAAAAGATCTGGGAATACGAAAAGCAGTTCGTACCGGGGACACCCCTCAATCTAAACGTGCCGCCATGCTCAAAAAACCACCCCACATCCTTATAACCACCCCTGAAACACTATCCATCCTTCTGGTGGCACCTAAATTTAGAGAAAAATTATCACATGTTAAATATGTAATTGTGGATGAAATACACTCCCTTGCAGAAAATAAAAGAGGAGTACATCTTTCTTTAAGTTTGGAAAGATTACAGCATCTCATTGGTAATTTCACCCGTATTGGTTTATCAGCCACCGTTCACCCCCTGGATAAAGTAGCCCGGTTTCTGGTAGGATATGAATACGGCCAGGTAAGAGACTGTTTGATAGTGGATATTAACTATCTTAAACAACTGGATATGGAAGTTATCTGTCCGGTGGATGATATTGTTGCTGCTGATCCGGACAAAACCAATACCGCCATGTACCACCTGCTGGATGATTTAATTAACCAGCATAAGACCACACTAATATTCACCAACACCCGTAGTGGGACTGAAAGTATTGTTTATAATCTTAAAAAACGTTTTAAGGAGAATTATAACCAGGAAAACATCATGGCCCATCATTCTTCCCTTTCTAAAGAAATACGCTTAGAAACAGAAAATAATTTGAAAGAAGGGAAGTTGAAAGTGGTGGTTTCTTCCACTTCACTGGAACTGGGTATTGATATAGGATATATTGACCTGGTGATACTGGTGAGTTCCCCTAAATCTGTTTCCCGGGCCCTGCAACGTATTGGCCGCAGTGGCCATCAGTTGCATGAAAAATCTAAAGGTCGGATGCTGGTGGTGGATCGGGATGATCTGGTGGAGTGTTCGGTGATTTTAAAAAATGCACTGGAAGGAAAGATTGACTCCATAAACATACCTACTAATTGTCTGGATGTCTTATCCCAGCATATCTATGGTATGGCCATAGAAAATAAATGGGATATTGATTATGCCTATGAAGTTATAAAAAAGAGTTTCTGCTACCATCAACTTTCTAAAACAGATTATTTAAGTGTTTTAAGTTATATGGCTGGAGAATATACCAGTTTAGAGGATAGGTATGTTTATGCCAAAATATGGGTGGATTATAAAAAGAACATGTTTGGAAAAAGGGGAAGATTGGCCCGAATGCTTTATTCCACCAATATTGGTACTATACCGGACCGCAGTGGAGCCGTGGTAAAATGTGCCGGTAAAGTGGTGGGACGGATAGAGGAAGATTTTATGGAAAAACTCCGTAAAGGAGATAGCTTCGTTTTAGGAGGAAATATTTACCGGTTCAATTATGCCCGGGGGATGAGTGTAAATGTAAGTCATGCTTCCGGGCCCCCTACCATTCCTTCCTGGTTTTCTGAGCAGTTACCCCTATCCTTTGATCTGGCCGTTGATATTCAACGTTTCAGGGATATAATGGATAGTAAACTAAGTTATGGCCGGAGTAAAGAAGAAATTCTGGAATTTATACACGATTATTTATATGTGGATTACAATGCCGCCCACTCTATCTTCCAGTATTTCCAGGAACAGTACCTCTTTAGCCATATTCCCAGTAACCGGCGTCTTCTGGTAGAATACTATACTGGTTTTGGTGGTAGAAAGTTTGTGGTTTTCCACACCTTATTTGGAAGAAGGGTTAATGATGCCCTATCCCGGGCCCTGGCCTATATTATTGCTAAAAAATTTAAAAGAGATGTGATGATTTCTGTATCAGATAATGGATTCTATTTAAGTTCTGATGGGAAAATTGGTGGTTTGGAAGCTTTCAAAGATTTAAATTCTGAGAACCTGGTGGATATTCTAATTAAAGCCATAGATAAAACAGAAACTCTGGCCAGCCGGTTTCGTCACTGCGCCGGAAGGTCTTTAATGATACTGCGTCGTTATAAGGGCCAGGAAAAATCAGTGGGACGCCAGCAGGTTAAAGGGAAAATATTGCTTAAATTTGTACAGGAACTTGATGAGAATTTTTCTATCCTGAAAGAAGCCCGAAGGGAAGTAATTGAAGATTACATGGATGTTAAAAATGCCCAGAGAGTTTTAGAATGGATAGAAAGTAATCAAATGGAAATAAAACAGTTCAATACTAAAATTCCATCTCCTTTTGCATTTAATCTAGTAGCTCAGGGATATCTGGATGTTTTAAAGTATGAAGAAAGGATAGAGTTTATAAAAAGGATGCATGAGGCCATTGTAAGGGAAATTAATGGATGA
- a CDS encoding HEAT repeat domain-containing protein, whose amino-acid sequence MTSSHDNLTEAINNLKSDDPEIRKKAADELGELCSDESLNPLIGALKDENPQVRFKAAQALSKFGNSAVDPLIEILNKEEGETLRYATFALKKIGDPSTVDYFISALDDEDWGVRKVAARSLGELGDKKAVEPLIKVMEDEDFGVRLAAVRSLGDLKDEKAIDPIKKARRKGDKEFKKAANKSLKKINS is encoded by the coding sequence ATGACCAGTTCTCATGATAATTTAACAGAAGCAATTAATAATTTAAAAAGTGATGATCCCGAAATTAGAAAAAAAGCCGCGGATGAATTAGGTGAATTATGCAGTGATGAATCATTAAACCCCTTAATAGGTGCACTTAAAGATGAAAATCCTCAGGTTCGTTTTAAAGCTGCACAGGCTTTATCCAAATTCGGCAATTCTGCAGTTGATCCTCTGATTGAAATTTTAAATAAGGAAGAAGGGGAAACACTCCGATATGCTACTTTTGCCCTTAAAAAAATTGGAGATCCCTCCACGGTGGACTATTTTATTTCTGCATTGGATGATGAAGACTGGGGGGTTAGAAAAGTAGCAGCCCGTTCATTAGGAGAATTAGGAGATAAAAAAGCAGTAGAACCCTTGATTAAAGTCATGGAAGATGAAGACTTTGGTGTTAGGCTGGCTGCCGTGAGGTCTTTAGGTGACCTTAAAGACGAAAAAGCCATAGATCCTATTAAAAAAGCCCGCCGAAAAGGGGATAAAGAATTTAAAAAGGCAGCTAATAAATCATTAAAAAAAATAAATTCATAA
- a CDS encoding carbon-nitrogen hydrolase family protein: MVQEIKLALLQMEVVDDKSANIKKAKKMISSASKEGAKLIILPEMFNCPYDNSRFRDYAENPSKSPTLDAMAKISRDKQIHLVAGSIPELSQGNIYNTSFFFNAKGAILGFHRKMHLFDIDVPGKIFFKESDTLTAGEKITVIESDLGKVGIGICYDIRFPELSRLMALKGADILIYPGAFNLTTGPAHWKTLLRSRALDNQIFIAAASPARNENASYVAYGHSLICNPWGEVIKEAGSKEEILYSTINLEDNSKIRKELPVLSNRRDDVYSLSEKL; encoded by the coding sequence ATGGTTCAAGAAATTAAATTAGCACTTTTGCAGATGGAAGTGGTGGATGATAAATCCGCCAATATAAAAAAAGCAAAAAAAATGATATCATCTGCCAGTAAAGAGGGTGCAAAGCTAATTATTTTGCCTGAAATGTTCAACTGCCCCTATGATAATTCCCGTTTCAGAGATTATGCAGAAAACCCCTCTAAAAGTCCCACCTTAGATGCTATGGCAAAAATTTCCCGTGATAAGCAAATACATCTGGTGGCCGGATCTATCCCGGAGTTATCCCAGGGGAATATATATAATACCAGCTTTTTTTTCAATGCTAAGGGGGCTATCCTGGGCTTTCATCGGAAAATGCACCTTTTTGATATTGATGTTCCTGGAAAAATTTTCTTTAAAGAATCCGACACCCTCACTGCCGGTGAAAAGATAACTGTTATAGAAAGTGATTTAGGCAAAGTGGGAATTGGCATATGTTATGATATTCGTTTTCCAGAGTTATCCCGACTAATGGCCTTGAAAGGGGCAGATATACTGATATACCCTGGAGCATTTAATCTGACCACCGGGCCAGCCCATTGGAAAACATTACTTCGAAGCCGGGCCCTGGATAATCAAATTTTCATTGCGGCAGCATCACCTGCTAGAAATGAGAATGCATCTTATGTAGCCTATGGTCATTCCCTGATTTGTAATCCCTGGGGGGAAGTAATAAAAGAAGCCGGGTCGAAAGAAGAAATTTTATATTCCACCATTAATTTAGAGGATAACTCTAAAATCAGAAAAGAGCTACCGGTTTTAAGTAATCGTAGAGATGATGTGTACTCTTTATCCGAAAAATTGTAA
- a CDS encoding prenyltransferase, whose protein sequence is MLPFILKISRFRFWIYTGGTYVVGYALGATLFSDFLRPEYYIYLIYFFLPANIFIYGVNDYWDQDTDLLNPKKDEKEHRLQKKERKKLLLLIYFVTGISLILMFFQNWGERLIFAGFLALSYFYSAPPLRFKEKPFLDFSSNYLYVMPGLFAYYLVSGALPSWLILIGAYCHVSAMHIFSAIPDIEYDLKSGIRTTPVAIGKKAALILTSFFWVMLSGIVIYLAGFNILSFLVLLYPLFPISLLLIPSLKIERLYWYLPYVNTALGGLLFLLLINYHIFNWF, encoded by the coding sequence ATGCTTCCCTTTATCCTTAAAATTTCCAGGTTCAGATTCTGGATATACACCGGTGGAACCTATGTGGTGGGCTATGCCCTGGGGGCAACTTTATTTTCAGATTTTTTACGCCCGGAATATTATATTTATTTAATTTACTTCTTCTTACCAGCTAATATTTTCATCTATGGGGTTAATGACTACTGGGATCAAGACACGGATCTCTTGAACCCTAAAAAGGATGAAAAAGAGCACCGACTTCAAAAGAAAGAAAGAAAAAAATTACTTCTACTTATCTATTTTGTAACTGGAATCAGCTTAATATTAATGTTTTTCCAGAACTGGGGTGAACGTTTAATCTTCGCTGGATTTTTAGCCCTATCATATTTTTACAGTGCACCGCCTCTAAGATTTAAGGAAAAACCATTCCTGGATTTTTCATCCAACTACCTTTATGTTATGCCGGGTTTATTTGCCTATTATTTAGTAAGCGGAGCTCTACCCTCCTGGCTAATATTAATAGGGGCATACTGCCATGTATCGGCTATGCACATCTTTTCAGCAATTCCTGATATCGAATACGACTTAAAAAGTGGTATTAGAACCACTCCAGTGGCCATTGGTAAAAAAGCAGCTCTAATACTGACTTCATTTTTCTGGGTAATGCTGTCGGGTATTGTAATTTATCTTGCAGGGTTCAATATCTTAAGTTTTTTAGTACTTCTCTATCCATTATTCCCTATCAGTTTACTCCTAATTCCGTCATTAAAAATAGAAAGGCTTTACTGGTATTTACCCTATGTTAATACTGCCCTGGGAGGGCTTTTGTTCTTATTATTAATAAATTACCATATTTTTAACTGGTTCTAA
- a CDS encoding phytoene desaturase family protein, translating into MRDKMKVVVVGSGFGGLSAAALLAKEGHDVTVLEKNEFAGGRASVYSEDGFNFDMGPSWYLMPDVYENFFAEFGKKPEDLFDLKRLDPSYRIFFGDTKVVDIASDLEENYKLFDAFEENGGEKLKEYLESAGKLYDSSVKEMLYKDFTSIFDFLNGKLLLQGIRLNILESLDHFVNKRFESDEARKVVEYSIGFLGGSPQNTPSMYHIMSHIDLSMGVFYPEGGMRKVVRSIYDLALSYGAEFKFNEPVISIDVEDKQAKQVVTDKGIYDADLVLVNADYAHSEIDLIPEEYQTYSEKYWDKRVMAPSAMVAYLGVDKVVESLDHHNLFLDDDWSNKFDQLFDPEKAAWPDSPSYYVNIPSRTDSTAAPPNSDTLFVLIPLAPGLEDTPENRESLYNKIMDDLEEKTHEEIRDHIVVKRIFALDDFKDRYNAYKGTALGISHTLRQTALWRPAHKSKKVDNLYYSGQYTHPGIGVPMTLISSQIVAREINHELNK; encoded by the coding sequence ATGAGGGATAAAATGAAGGTAGTCGTGGTAGGTTCTGGATTTGGAGGTCTCTCTGCAGCAGCATTACTAGCTAAAGAGGGGCATGATGTAACTGTTTTAGAAAAAAATGAATTTGCAGGCGGAAGGGCCAGTGTATATAGTGAAGATGGGTTCAATTTTGATATGGGACCTTCCTGGTATTTAATGCCTGATGTTTATGAAAACTTCTTTGCAGAATTTGGAAAAAAACCAGAGGATTTATTTGACTTAAAAAGACTTGATCCCTCTTATCGTATTTTCTTTGGGGATACCAAGGTAGTGGATATTGCATCTGACCTGGAAGAAAATTATAAACTCTTTGATGCGTTTGAAGAGAATGGTGGGGAAAAATTAAAGGAATATCTGGAATCTGCAGGAAAATTATATGATTCTTCTGTAAAAGAGATGCTTTATAAGGACTTCACCTCCATATTTGATTTTTTAAATGGAAAACTTCTCCTGCAGGGCATCAGACTCAATATTTTAGAAAGCCTGGACCACTTTGTAAATAAACGCTTTGAAAGTGATGAGGCCCGTAAAGTGGTGGAATATTCCATTGGATTTTTAGGAGGATCCCCGCAAAACACCCCCTCCATGTACCATATCATGTCTCACATTGACCTTAGTATGGGAGTATTTTATCCGGAAGGTGGAATGAGAAAAGTAGTCAGATCCATATATGACCTGGCCCTTTCCTATGGAGCGGAATTTAAATTTAATGAACCAGTAATCTCCATCGACGTGGAAGATAAGCAGGCCAAACAGGTAGTTACTGATAAAGGAATATATGACGCCGACCTGGTACTGGTAAATGCAGACTATGCCCACAGTGAAATAGATTTGATTCCGGAAGAATATCAGACTTATTCTGAGAAATACTGGGATAAAAGAGTTATGGCCCCCTCGGCCATGGTGGCCTATTTAGGGGTGGATAAAGTGGTGGAGTCCCTGGACCACCATAACCTGTTTTTGGATGATGATTGGTCCAATAAATTTGATCAATTATTTGATCCAGAAAAAGCAGCCTGGCCGGATTCACCATCTTACTATGTGAACATTCCCTCCAGAACTGATTCAACAGCAGCCCCTCCTAATTCTGATACTTTATTTGTGCTGATACCTCTGGCCCCGGGACTGGAAGATACCCCTGAAAACAGGGAATCTCTTTATAATAAGATCATGGATGACCTGGAAGAAAAAACCCATGAAGAAATAAGGGACCATATAGTGGTAAAAAGGATATTCGCCCTGGATGATTTTAAAGACAGATACAATGCCTATAAAGGCACTGCTCTGGGTATTTCCCATACTCTCCGGCAGACTGCCCTTTGGAGACCCGCCCATAAAAGTAAAAAGGTGGATAACCTGTATTATTCAGGACAGTACACCCATCCCGGTATAGGAGTACCCATGACTCTAATTTCTTCCCAAATAGTAGCCCGGGAAATAAATCATGAATTAAATAAGTAA
- the cruF gene encoding bisanhydrobacterioruberin hydratase CruF codes for MKDYSKIIYIWAIALLIAAFFVANVEIGPETSIISVIFIISLAIPSFTAVVMWLGWRKGLALIAALSAYALVLETLAILTGIPYSEFYYNELIGTKIFGTTPFTVPFAWLPLFIGSLYLASELKIKNKKLGLGSIIVLSTILVVITDLVLDPGAVALQFWVWKDQGIFYDVPLMNFIGWVLTGFLASLIAVGLLGSRVREKKPEALASSLLLIMFFWSGICIYLNLIIPALIGIGLIIFIIYSTKGRIGNFEI; via the coding sequence TTGAAAGACTACAGTAAAATAATATATATCTGGGCCATAGCCCTTTTAATTGCGGCTTTTTTTGTGGCCAATGTGGAAATTGGCCCGGAAACTTCAATAATATCAGTTATATTCATTATATCCCTGGCCATTCCCTCTTTTACCGCAGTGGTGATGTGGTTAGGTTGGAGGAAAGGTTTAGCTTTGATTGCAGCATTGAGTGCCTATGCCCTGGTTTTGGAGACCCTGGCCATTCTCACCGGAATTCCCTATTCTGAATTTTATTATAATGAGTTGATAGGGACTAAAATATTTGGAACCACCCCTTTTACCGTGCCTTTTGCCTGGCTACCTCTCTTTATTGGTAGTCTATACCTGGCCAGTGAATTAAAAATAAAAAATAAAAAATTGGGTTTAGGATCCATAATAGTATTATCCACCATTTTAGTGGTTATAACTGATCTGGTTTTGGATCCCGGAGCAGTTGCCCTGCAATTCTGGGTATGGAAAGACCAGGGCATATTTTATGATGTTCCTTTAATGAACTTCATAGGATGGGTTTTAACTGGATTTTTAGCATCTCTAATAGCTGTGGGTCTTCTGGGATCCCGGGTAAGGGAAAAAAAGCCAGAAGCCCTGGCATCCAGCCTGCTGCTAATTATGTTTTTCTGGAGCGGGATTTGTATTTATCTTAATCTGATTATACCTGCCTTAATTGGAATCGGTTTAATAATCTTTATTATTTACTCCACTAAAGGTCGGATAGGTAATTTTGAAATTTAA